The Acidimicrobiales bacterium DNA segment GGTGCACGCTGTCGGACGCGACCTCGAGGCAGTGGTCGACGGCGCCGGGCAACTCGCCCCCGCCGTAACCGGCGATGCCGACCGTCAGCATGCCCATCGCGCCCGCGGTCTCGAACGCGGCCAGCACGTTGCGCGACCCGCCACTCGTCGAGAAGCCGACCGCGATGTCCTCCGCGCGGCCCACGGCCCGCAGGGTGCGGGCGAACACGACGTCGAAGCCGACGTCGTTGGCCAGGGCGGTGATGACGGCGTCGTCGTCGGTGAGGCACAACGCCGGCAGCGGTCGCAGGAGCGCCACGAAGCCGGCGGCATCAGTGGCGCTGCCGCCGTTGCCGAACACGAGAAGTCGCCCGCCGGCGGCCACGCGGGCGCGCATCGCGGCCGCGGTGCGCGTGAGTTCGTCGTCGAGCCGGCGCAGCGTGTCGTCGCGCAGCGCCACGCTCGCCGCCGTCTTGGCCCGCGCCGAGGCGGCGAGATCGGCGAGCAACGCGGCGGCGTCGTCCTCGGTGCGCTCGAGGAACGGATAGAGAAAGTCGGTCACGCCACGAGCCCCGGATGCTCGAAGCACACGTGGGTGAGCTCCCACAGCACGTGGTAGGCGCGCACGAGCGTGCCGTCGAACAGCTCGTCGCCGCGGGCGTCGAGCTGCATCAGCACGAGCCCGTGGGCGGTGGCGCGGTCGACCATCGCGGCATCGGCCGCGCCCAGCACGAAGAGCACGTCGCCGGTGCGCGCCGCGGTGAGCGGATCGTCAGCGCCGATCGCGACCGCCGGCAGGCTGCGGGCCCCGACGACGACAGGATGCACGAACTCGACGGCGAGGTGACGGGCGTGGTGGTCGGCGCCCGGCGCCACACACCACATCGTCGCCCCCGCGGCGAACCGCTGCGCCAGCGCCAGGGCGCACGCCGCGAGCTCGTCGTGCACGGTGCCCTTAGGCGAACACCATGCGCGTGATCCAGTCGGCGACGAGCGCCGGCTTGTCCTCACCCTCGATCTCGACGGTGAGGGTGTTGGTCATGTTGATGGCGTTGCCCTTGAGTTCGATGTCCTTGGTAACCGAGGTGGCGCGGATCTTCGAGTTGACCTTGACCGGGTTGATGAAGCGGATCTTGTCGAAGCCGTAGTTCACGCCGGCGACCATGCCGGTGAAGTTCGGCGCCGGGCGCTCGTCGCCGCCCTTGAGGGAGCCCTGGAGGTGGACCAGCAGCGAGAGCGTGAGGAAGCCGTGGGCGATCGTGGTGCCGAACGGGCCCTGCTTGGCGCGCTCGGGGTCGACGTGGATGAACTGGTGGTCGAGCGTGACGTCGGCGAACTTGTTGATGAGGTCCTGGGTGACCTCGAACCAGTCGCCGGTGCCGTTGCTCAGGCCGACGTTGCCCTTGATCGATTCGTACGCGGTCTCTGCGTTGGTAGCCATAGCTGCTCTTTCTAATTGATTTCGAGTCCGGCGAGATCACCGGACGCGCGCCATTTCTCGAGTATGCGGTAGAAGGCGATCGGCCCGCCGCCGTAGGGACCGTTCTCGCCGGTGAAGAAGCCGTTTCCGGGCTGGCCTTCGTTGTTGTAGTAGCCCGGCGTGCAGTCCTCGAAGAACGACGAGCGCGCCGGCGCGAACTGGCGGATGACGCCCACCCACTCGTCGACCGCCGCGCGCGACGCCTCGACGCGGGTGGCGCCGCGGGCGCGCAACTCGCCGATCACGTAGGCGAAGTGGCGGCTCATCTCTTCGAGGTTGTGCGGGAAGTTCGGGGTGAAGCCGCCCTGCGCGTTCTGCACGAGGAACAGGTTGGGAAAGCCGTCGACGTGCATCGAGTGCAGCGTGCGCACGCCGTCGGCCCACGCGGCGTCGAGTTCGATCCCGTCGACGCCGTGGATCGTGTAGCCGCTGCGGCGCTGGTACGACGTGCCGACTTCGAAGCCGGTGGCGAAGATGATGCAGTCGACTTCGTACTCGACGCCGTTGGCGACCACGCCGCGCGCGGTGATGCGCTCGACCCCCTGCCCGTTGGTGTCGACGAGGTCGACGTTGGGACGGTTGAACGTCTGGAGGTACTCGTCGTGGAAGCACGGTCGCTTGCAGAACTGGCGGTAGTACGGCTTGAGCGCGTCGGCCGTCCGCGGGTCCTCCACGATTTCGTCGACGCGGGCGCGGATCTGGTTCATCTTCTCGAAGTCGGCGGCCTCGAGGTCGCCCGTCGTCAGCAGCAGGCGGAAGATGTCGGTCCAGCCGTCGGCCACGAGGTCTTCTTCGGCGAAACCACCCGACACGAGTGCGTTGAAGTTCTCCATGCGCTGCTTCTGCCACCCGGGCTGGAGCGAGCGCGCCCACTCGGGATCGGTGTCGCGGTTGTTGCGCACGTCGATCGACGACGGAGTGCGCTGGAACACGTAGAGGTGTTGCGCCCACTCGCCGACGTGGGGCACCACCTGCACCGCGGTGGCGCCGGTGCCGATGACGGCGACGCGCTTGTCGGCGAGGTTGACGAGGCCGCCGTCGGGGTCGCCGCCGGTGTAGGCGTAGTCCCAGCGCGACGTGTGAAACGAGTGACCGGTGAAGTCCTGAATGCCCGGGATCCCGGGCAGCTTGGCGCGGTGCAGCGGTCCACTCGACGAGATGACGAAGCGCGCCCGCATGGCGTCGCCGCGGTTGGTCGACACGATCCAGCGCTCGACGTCTTCGTCCCACGTGAGGTCGGTGACCTCGGTCTGGAAGCAGGCGTTGTCGTAGAGGCCGAAGTGTTTGCCGATGTTGCGCGAGTGGTCGAGGATCTCGGGCGCGTGCGTGTACTTCTCCTTGGGCACGTACCCGAGCTCTTCGAGCAGCGGCAGGTAGATGTAGGACTCGATGTCGCACATGGCGCCGGGGTAGCGGTTCCAGTACCACGTGCCGCCGAAGTCGCCGCCCTTCTCGACGATGCGGATCTCGCCGGCATCGACGCCGGCTTCCCGCAAGCGGGCACCGGCGAGCAGGCCGCCGAAGCCGCCCCCGATGACGAGGACTTCGACTTCGTCGTGCAGCGACTCGCGCGCCAGCGGCGCGTCGACGTAGGGATCGTCGACGTAGTGGGAGAACGCGCCGGTGACCTCGATGTACTGCGCGTTGCCGTCCGCACGGATGCGCTTGTCGCGCTCGGCGCGGTACTTGGCCCGCAACGCGTCGCGATCGAGCTCAGCTGGAGGCTTGGTCACGCAGCACCCGCCGGAGGATCTTGCCCGAGGCGGACTTGGGCACGGCGTCGAGGAACGTCACCTTGCCGAGGCGCTTGTACGTCGCCACCTGGCTGGCGACGAACTCCTTGATCTCGTCCTCGGTCGCCTGCTGCCCCTCCTTCAACACCACGTAGCCGGCGGGGATCTCGCCCGCTTCGTCGTCGGGGATGCCGATGACCGCGGCGTCGGCGACCTTGGGGTTGGTGAGCAGCAGCGCCTCGAGTTCGGCCGGCGGCACCTGGAAGCCCTTGTATTTGATGAGTTCCTTCAGGCGGTCGACCACGTACAGGTGCCCGTCGCTGTCGATGTGGCCGATGTCGCCGGTGTGCAGCCAGCCGTCGGCGTCGATGGTCGACTTCGTCGCCGCCTCGTTGTTGAGGTAGCCCTTCATGACCTGCGGGCCGCTGATCCACACTTCGCCGTCCTGGTCGACGTCGAGGTCCTCGCCGCTCGCCGGGTCGACGATGCGCACCCGCGTGTTGGGCACCGTCATGCCCGCCGATCCCGGCTTGAACTTGCCCGGCGGCGTGGCGTGGGTGACGGGCGACAACTCGGTCATGCCGTAGCCCTGCACGACTTCGCAATCGAGGCGGGCGCCGCACTCGATGGCCAGTTCGGCCGACAGCGGCGCCGCCCCCGAGAAGATCGTCTTGAGCGACGACAGGTCGTAGTTGTCGACCATCGGGTGCTTCGCCAGCGCCACGACCATCGGCGGCGCCACGAAGGCGCGCGTGAGCTTGTGCTCCTGATGCAGCGTCAGAAACTGCTCGAGGTCGAAGCGCGGCATCGTCACGATGGTGGCGCCGGCGTAGAGGCCGAGGTTCATCAGCACCTGCATGCCGTAGATGTGGAAGAACGGCAGCACGGCGACGAACGACTCGTCCTCGCCGATCGGGATGGCGGCGGCCGACTGCACGATGTTGGCCACGAGGTTGTAGTGCGTGAGCATCACGCCCTTGGACAGCCCCGTCGTGCCCGACGAGTACGGCAGCACGACGACGTCGTGGGGGTCGACGGGGACCTGCTCGGCCAGCGGTTCGCCGAAGAGGTCCTCGAGCGACTGGTACCCCTCGGCGCCGCCGAGCACCACGATCTCGGTGACGCCCGACTCCTTGGCGGCGAGCGATGCCGTCTCCAAGAACATCGGCACGGTCACGAGCAGCGTCGCTTGGGCGTCGTTGAGCTGATGGTGGACTTCGCGCTCGGTGTAGGTGGGGTTGATCGTGGTAACGATGCCGCCGGCCATCGCGACGCCGTGGAACACCGTCGCGTAGTCGGGGCAGTTAGGCGCCATGATCGCCACCACCTCGCCCTTGGCGAGGCCGCGCGCGACGAGGCCGCCGGCGAGACGCTTCACGCGGTCGTACAGGTCGCGGTACGACAGCGGCTGGTCGGTGGTGCCGTCGATGAACGCCGGCTTGTCACCGAGGCGGTCGGCCTTGGCGAACACGAAGGGCGTGAGCGCGATCTCGGGAATGTCGACGCGGGGCAGGGGGCTCTCGTGGATCACGCGAACCATTCTTCCTCAGTAACGTCCGGCGATGCCCGCTCGCGAGGTCGTTACCGGATATTGCTGGCCGCAGTCGATCGCCGCCGGGGAATCGGTCGGCCTGCACCTGTCGTCGGCGGGCGGGCGTCCGGTGCGGGTGACGGTCAACGGGTCAACGTTCTCGGTCGCCGCTGACGAGCACGCCACGCCGCCCGATGCCGCGGCCAGCGGCTGCAAGTGGCCCGTCGCCCACACCATCGAGACGACCGCCGAGTGGCCGTCGGGCTACTACGAGGTCGTCCTCGAAATCGAGCTCGACGGCGGCAAGGTGCGGCGCGACTACGCCTTCTTCGTCGTGCGGCCACACGCCGGAGCGAAGATCGTGCTGGCGCTGGCGTCGAACACGTGGGCGGCCTACAACGACTTCGGCGGGCCCAACCTGTACACCGGCGGCACCACGGTGTCCTTCGCCCGGCCGATGGCGGCGGGCTACCTGTACAAGCCGCCGGGCAAGGGCCGGCGGGTGACGGGTACGGGCGCGCCCGATCCGCAGAACGCGGCGCACGTCGGTTACGTGCAGTTGAACCACCTGTCGGGGTACGCCGGGTCCGCCGGTTGGCCCGACTGGGAGGAGCCGTTCCTCCGCTGGGCGGCGCGCGAGGGCTTCGAGATCGGCGTGTGCCTCAACGCCGATCTCGAGCAGCACCCGTCCGTGTTGGACGACGCGTCGTTGTACCTGTCGGTGGGTCACGACGAGTACTGGTCGAAGGGCATGCGCGACACGGTCGAGGCGTTCATCGCGCGGGGCGGCAACGCCGCGTTCTTCAGCGGCAACACGTCGCTGTGGCAGGTCCGGCTCGAGGGCGACGCGATGGTCGGGTACAAGGGCTTCCTCAAGAACGACCCGCTGTACGACACCGACCGCATGAACGAGGTCACGACGTTCTGGTCCGACCACATCGTCGCCCGGCCGGAGAACCACATGACGGGCGTGTCGTTCGTGCGCGGCGGCTACCACCGCATCGGGCGCAACGTCACCAACGGGCTCGGTGGCTACACGGTCTACCGGCCCGAGCACTGGCTCTTCGACGGAACCGACGTGCGCTACGGCGACGTGCTCGGCAACGCGGCCACCGTCGTCGGCTACGAGTGCGACGGCTGCGCGTTCACGTTCCGCGACGGCCTGCCGTATCCGACGTTCGAGGACGAGACGCCGGCGACGTTCGAGATCCTCGGCATCTGCCCGGTGCAGCACTTCACCCGCGAGTCGGCGCCGCGGCCGCCAAAGCCGAACGAGCCGTCGGAGTTGGAGTACATCGCGGCGCGCGTGTTCGACACCCGCGACGAGTGGGCCGTCGAGAAGATCCGCCACGGTCACGCGATGTTGGGTACGTACACGTCGCCCGCCGGCGGGACGGTCGTCACCAGCGGCTCCACCGACTGGGCCCACGGCCTCGCCAACCGCGACCCCAACATCGAACAGATCACCCGCAACGTCCTCACCCGCCTCGGCCGCGGGTAACCGCCCCCTCCCCGCTTTTGGTCCGTCTGATCCAGGGTCTTTCTGCATAGAACGGACCAGAAGCTGGGGTGGCGGGGTTAGAGGTCGGCGGCGGTGATGAGGTCGATGTTGCGGGACTCGACGACTTGGCGGACCTCGGGCGCGCAGAGGGCTTCGAGGTCGGGGACGCGGGTGGACTCGACCCAGAAGTAGTTCTCGGCGTGTTCGGGGGTGACGGCGCGCAACTCGGCGCTGGCGACGGCGGGGTGCGTCTGGACCATGTGCGTACCCGGGGTGAGCTGTTCGAGGAAGTCGGCGAACCAGGCGGCGCGGTCGCGGCGTGACTGCACGCTCAGCACCGTCACCGAGTCGAAGACGTGGTGCGGGTCCACGCCGGGGTACATGAACTTCACCCCGAGGCGGGCGCACGCCGCTTCGTACGCGGGGATGATCGACAGGCCCATGTGCGGGTCGACGTAGGACAACTCGAGCCCGAGCGCCAGCGCCCGGTCGACCTGCGCCAGCGCCTCGGCGACACCATCCTCCGCGGTCCCCTCGGCCGCCGCCCTCACCGTGTTCTTGAACAGGCCTTGGTCGTCGCGCAACGACGCCGCGGCGGTGAGCGGACCCCACCGCAGGTATTCCCAGTCGCAGGTGAGGGTGACGTGGAGTCCCGTGGCGACACCGAGGCGCTTGGCCATCAGCGCGCCCTCGGCGAACCACGGTGTCGGCGCCATGACCGAGGTCTGCGTGAGGATGCCGTCGGTCTTGGCGAGGGCGATGCCTTCGTTGACGGCGCGGCACATGCCGCAGTCGTCGGCCTGCACGATCAGCCTGATGTCGCCCACGAACGTCAGACTAGGGAAATGACTTCTCGCCGAGTCGCCATCGTCAGTGACGCCGCCGCCTATGTCGGGCCCAACCTGGCGCGGGTGCTCGCCGACCGCGGGCACGACCTCGTCGTCGGCGACCCCGAAGACGGCCTCGTCGCCGACCTCGAAGCGCGCGGCGCGTCCGTGGCGGCCGTCGCGGGCGTGCGCGACCTCGCCAAGCCTGAGTCGTCGGAACGACTGCTCGCCGCCGGCCTGGAACGCTTCGGTCGCGTCGACGCCGCCGCCGCGTTCACCGGCCGGATCGTGGTCGGCCGGTTCCTCAAGTCGTCGCTCGACGACCTGCACGCCGTGCTGCGCGGCTGTGTCGACGCGCCGTACAACTTCCTGCGCACCGTCGTGCCCCACATGGTCGAGCAGGGCGACGGGCAGGTGCTCGTGTTCACCAGCGCGGCGGGCGCCCGCCCCACGCCGGGCGCGCCGCTGTACTCCTCGGCGCGCGCCGCGGCCAACATGCTGGTGCGCAACGTGGCCGACGAGGTGGTCGGCAAGGGCGTGCAGGTCAACGCCATCGGCACGAACTTCATGGACTTCCCCGGCTTCCTCCAAGCCAATCGCGCCGAGGACGCCGAAGGCCGCGCCCGCGTCGAGGCGCAGGTGCCGATGGGCCGCCTCGGTACCCTCGACGAGCTGGCGAACTTCAGCGCGGTGTTCGTCGACGGCACCAGCCGGTTCCAGACCGGCCAGTTCGTGTCGTTCTCGGGCGGCTGGGGTTAAGCAAAACCTGAGGGTTACGTCAGGTTTTGGTAAAATGGACGACGTGGAAGCACTGCGGCGGGAAGGCGACCGCGTCGTCCCCGCCGGACCCAAGGCGCGCCGCACGCGGGCGCAGCTGATCGACGCCGCCACGTCACTCTTCGCCGAGCGCGGGTTCCAGAACACCGCCGTGGCCGAGATCGCCGAGGCAGCGGGCGTCAGCCTCGGCACCTTCTACCAGTACTTCCGCAACCGCGACGAGGTACTCGGAGCGATGGTCCACGACCAGCTCGAGTGGATGAGCGCGACGACCGGCACCGGCTGGCGGGTGTGCGACGGCGTCGAGGGTCTCGAGCGCATGCTGTCGATCTACGTGAAGGCCTACACCCGCACCATCGACCTGTCGCGCGTGTGGGAGGCCGTCAGCCTCACCGAGCCGGAGATGGTGGCGATCCGGCGCGAGGCGGGCCGCAGCATCACCGGCCGCCTCGCCGCCGAGCTCGTGCGCGCCGGTAAGGCGGGCGAGATGCGCAAGCTGACGAAGCGTCAGGCGACGCTGACGGCGCGCGCCCTCGCCGGGATGATGGACCGTGTCTGTTTCGACATGTTCGTGTTCGACCCGCCCGAGCCGCGGCCGACCGAGGCCGAGGTGGCCTCGCTCGTGGCCGGGCTGTGGGCCAACGCCCTCGGTCTGCCGCTGGCGCACCCGTAGACCGCCGGGCAGACTGCCGCGCTATGGACAAGTCCCAGATCTGGCCGACGATCCACGCCGAGCGGCGCGCCCTCGCCGCCGACCTCGAGACACTGACGGCAGGCCAGTGGGACACGCCGTCGCTGTGCGCGGGCTGGACGGTGCGCGACGTGCTCGCCCACATGACCGCCACCGCCGAGAAGACGCCGTTCAACTTCCTGCCGGGCATGCTCGCCAACGGCTTCAGCCTGACGAAGCTGCAGAACAAGGACATCGCCCGCATCAACGCCACCGGCGACACGCTCGGCCAATTCAAGAACGTCCTCGACCGTTCGACCTCGCCGCCCGGGCCGGTCGACACGTGGCTCGGCGAAGTGCTCATCCACGCCAGCGACATCCGCCGCCCGCTCGGCATCGCCCACGACTACCCCGTCGACGCCGCGGTCCGCGTCGCTGACTCCTACAAGAAGACGAACCTCGTCATGGACGCCAAGAACCGCATCGCCGGCGTGAAGCTCGTCGCCACCGACGCCGACTGGACCCACGGCGACGGCCCCGAGGTCACGGGCCCGATGATGTCGCTGCTGCTCGCCATGTCCGGCCGCAAAGACGCCCTCGCCGACCTCACCGGCGACGGCGTCGCCACGTTGCAGTCGCGGGACTAGGCGGTTCTCTCAGCACGTTGTTGTGACTCATCCGGCGGTCGGGGACGCGCAAGACTCACGCCCGTTTGTGGGGGTGAAACCGGTGCTCGGAGCCGAATTCGCCCCCAGAAAGTGTCGCCAAAGATTCGTTCGGGGCGAGCCAACACCTAGGAGCCGAGGAAGACGGAGCGGAGCAGG contains these protein-coding regions:
- a CDS encoding SIS domain-containing protein — encoded protein: MTDFLYPFLERTEDDAAALLADLAASARAKTAASVALRDDTLRRLDDELTRTAAAMRARVAAGGRLLVFGNGGSATDAAGFVALLRPLPALCLTDDDAVITALANDVGFDVVFARTLRAVGRAEDIAVGFSTSGGSRNVLAAFETAGAMGMLTVGIAGYGGGELPGAVDHCLEVASDSVHRIQETQNAVAYELWRRLMR
- a CDS encoding MaoC family dehydratase, producing the protein MATNAETAYESIKGNVGLSNGTGDWFEVTQDLINKFADVTLDHQFIHVDPERAKQGPFGTTIAHGFLTLSLLVHLQGSLKGGDERPAPNFTGMVAGVNYGFDKIRFINPVKVNSKIRATSVTKDIELKGNAINMTNTLTVEIEGEDKPALVADWITRMVFA
- a CDS encoding NAD(P)/FAD-dependent oxidoreductase produces the protein MTKPPAELDRDALRAKYRAERDKRIRADGNAQYIEVTGAFSHYVDDPYVDAPLARESLHDEVEVLVIGGGFGGLLAGARLREAGVDAGEIRIVEKGGDFGGTWYWNRYPGAMCDIESYIYLPLLEELGYVPKEKYTHAPEILDHSRNIGKHFGLYDNACFQTEVTDLTWDEDVERWIVSTNRGDAMRARFVISSSGPLHRAKLPGIPGIQDFTGHSFHTSRWDYAYTGGDPDGGLVNLADKRVAVIGTGATAVQVVPHVGEWAQHLYVFQRTPSSIDVRNNRDTDPEWARSLQPGWQKQRMENFNALVSGGFAEEDLVADGWTDIFRLLLTTGDLEAADFEKMNQIRARVDEIVEDPRTADALKPYYRQFCKRPCFHDEYLQTFNRPNVDLVDTNGQGVERITARGVVANGVEYEVDCIIFATGFEVGTSYQRRSGYTIHGVDGIELDAAWADGVRTLHSMHVDGFPNLFLVQNAQGGFTPNFPHNLEEMSRHFAYVIGELRARGATRVEASRAAVDEWVGVIRQFAPARSSFFEDCTPGYYNNEGQPGNGFFTGENGPYGGGPIAFYRILEKWRASGDLAGLEIN
- a CDS encoding 4-coumarate--CoA ligase family protein, which codes for MVRVIHESPLPRVDIPEIALTPFVFAKADRLGDKPAFIDGTTDQPLSYRDLYDRVKRLAGGLVARGLAKGEVVAIMAPNCPDYATVFHGVAMAGGIVTTINPTYTEREVHHQLNDAQATLLVTVPMFLETASLAAKESGVTEIVVLGGAEGYQSLEDLFGEPLAEQVPVDPHDVVVLPYSSGTTGLSKGVMLTHYNLVANIVQSAAAIPIGEDESFVAVLPFFHIYGMQVLMNLGLYAGATIVTMPRFDLEQFLTLHQEHKLTRAFVAPPMVVALAKHPMVDNYDLSSLKTIFSGAAPLSAELAIECGARLDCEVVQGYGMTELSPVTHATPPGKFKPGSAGMTVPNTRVRIVDPASGEDLDVDQDGEVWISGPQVMKGYLNNEAATKSTIDADGWLHTGDIGHIDSDGHLYVVDRLKELIKYKGFQVPPAELEALLLTNPKVADAAVIGIPDDEAGEIPAGYVVLKEGQQATEDEIKEFVASQVATYKRLGKVTFLDAVPKSASGKILRRVLRDQASS
- a CDS encoding N,N-dimethylformamidase beta subunit family domain-containing protein, encoding MPAREVVTGYCWPQSIAAGESVGLHLSSAGGRPVRVTVNGSTFSVAADEHATPPDAAASGCKWPVAHTIETTAEWPSGYYEVVLEIELDGGKVRRDYAFFVVRPHAGAKIVLALASNTWAAYNDFGGPNLYTGGTTVSFARPMAAGYLYKPPGKGRRVTGTGAPDPQNAAHVGYVQLNHLSGYAGSAGWPDWEEPFLRWAAREGFEIGVCLNADLEQHPSVLDDASLYLSVGHDEYWSKGMRDTVEAFIARGGNAAFFSGNTSLWQVRLEGDAMVGYKGFLKNDPLYDTDRMNEVTTFWSDHIVARPENHMTGVSFVRGGYHRIGRNVTNGLGGYTVYRPEHWLFDGTDVRYGDVLGNAATVVGYECDGCAFTFRDGLPYPTFEDETPATFEILGICPVQHFTRESAPRPPKPNEPSELEYIAARVFDTRDEWAVEKIRHGHAMLGTYTSPAGGTVVTSGSTDWAHGLANRDPNIEQITRNVLTRLGRG
- a CDS encoding ChbG/HpnK family deacetylase; translated protein: MGDIRLIVQADDCGMCRAVNEGIALAKTDGILTQTSVMAPTPWFAEGALMAKRLGVATGLHVTLTCDWEYLRWGPLTAAASLRDDQGLFKNTVRAAAEGTAEDGVAEALAQVDRALALGLELSYVDPHMGLSIIPAYEAACARLGVKFMYPGVDPHHVFDSVTVLSVQSRRDRAAWFADFLEQLTPGTHMVQTHPAVASAELRAVTPEHAENYFWVESTRVPDLEALCAPEVRQVVESRNIDLITAADL
- a CDS encoding SDR family oxidoreductase; the protein is MTSRRVAIVSDAAAYVGPNLARVLADRGHDLVVGDPEDGLVADLEARGASVAAVAGVRDLAKPESSERLLAAGLERFGRVDAAAAFTGRIVVGRFLKSSLDDLHAVLRGCVDAPYNFLRTVVPHMVEQGDGQVLVFTSAAGARPTPGAPLYSSARAAANMLVRNVADEVVGKGVQVNAIGTNFMDFPGFLQANRAEDAEGRARVEAQVPMGRLGTLDELANFSAVFVDGTSRFQTGQFVSFSGGWG
- a CDS encoding helix-turn-helix domain-containing protein; translated protein: MEALRREGDRVVPAGPKARRTRAQLIDAATSLFAERGFQNTAVAEIAEAAGVSLGTFYQYFRNRDEVLGAMVHDQLEWMSATTGTGWRVCDGVEGLERMLSIYVKAYTRTIDLSRVWEAVSLTEPEMVAIRREAGRSITGRLAAELVRAGKAGEMRKLTKRQATLTARALAGMMDRVCFDMFVFDPPEPRPTEAEVASLVAGLWANALGLPLAHP
- a CDS encoding maleylpyruvate isomerase family mycothiol-dependent enzyme, translating into MDKSQIWPTIHAERRALAADLETLTAGQWDTPSLCAGWTVRDVLAHMTATAEKTPFNFLPGMLANGFSLTKLQNKDIARINATGDTLGQFKNVLDRSTSPPGPVDTWLGEVLIHASDIRRPLGIAHDYPVDAAVRVADSYKKTNLVMDAKNRIAGVKLVATDADWTHGDGPEVTGPMMSLLLAMSGRKDALADLTGDGVATLQSRD